One part of the Mycosarcoma maydis chromosome 18, whole genome shotgun sequence genome encodes these proteins:
- a CDS encoding uncharacterized protein (related to L-ascorbate oxidase precursor), whose translation MILSKLGFALVRLISVLILCTCSHALPSSSSIPATRRLAPRRVTVRHYTLNVTTATLFSACDPFGPTTLIDSSFPGRVLRARAGEILSVRVYNHLDANGESGGNLTMHFHGLSMRMHPVMDGTMLVSQWPITPGKFFDYRIPLTAEDKGTYYYHSHVGVQSMTAYGALVVEDPEEQELWDPSQATLLKSKHAESVEFVHVYGEEALHKNGKSGQNSPYSYDQDRVLAIGDWFSYSSVKQVQKQLLADPFVWPGSATKLLVNGKSSPVNISALSAPACNQTKADAIGVKCTSAPAQCARPVYPTIELDYDKTYRFRLVGATSLMYVSLGILKPTKTAYTSINATSSVVAQPVQFDKMTLIEADGSYLDRLDVDHIELTSGQRYSVLYKSLSRKQVKQDGTGGVYWMRLESRWRAGPSMWLKIVYPSHNTSAVQPPIRLASGQKDLQLLPAETFGWKTSQLSPLSKPYGPHWWYSDRMPSDSEVTRTVLIDTQQVKFFASGKGVKWDQNGVALNETSPGTRTPYLVRTFLGDIQLPTATQIESAMYNPVSYKYRDSNGNDTGTSRMMIDMNNATEVEAASRRHWGQAYSSKLNMYFGGAGEVIDIVLVNQASQLSSSVEIHPWHMHSHKHFTRTIQAGTFSFSRLASLYASSSSSKAFSNPIQRDTTVAYASPGAAFLNQTIPNPQVDHGGWTVLRYKVDPKNAGVFLLHCHIAFHLEMGMATVWTMAPDQLARTARFNWPTLHSDHPNIQGLNADRYLHYANNVNAVL comes from the coding sequence ATGATTCTCTCCAAGTTGGGCTTTGCGCTCGTGCGCCTCATTAGCGTGCTCATCCTCTGCACGTGCTCACACGCGCTtccgagctcgtcatcgatCCCTGCCACGCGACGTTTGGCACCGCGTCGCGTTACTGTGCGCCACTACACACTCAACGTCACTACCGCCACGCTCTTCTCGGCGTGTGATCCATTTGGTCCGACAACGCTGATTGATTCGTCGTTTCCCGGGCGCGTTCTGCGCGCGCGTGCAGGCGAGATCCTCTCGGTGCGCGTCTACAACCATCTCGACGCGAATGGCGAGAGTGGCGGCAACCTGACCATGCATTTCCACGGCCTGTCGATGCGCATGCACCCCGTCATGGACGGCACGATGCTCGTCAGTCAGTGGCCGATCACGCCGGGCAAGTTTTTCGACTACCGCATCCCACTTACTGCCGAAGACAAGGGGACCTACTATTACCACAGTCACGTCGGTGTGCAGTCCATGACAGCATACGGCGCTCTAGTGGTGGAAGACCCCGAAGAGCAAGAGTTGTGGGATCCGAGCCAAGCAACGTTGCTGAAAAGCAAGCATGCCGAGAGCGTCGAATTTGTCCACGTCTATGGAGAAGAAGCCCTGCACAAAAACGGAAAAAGTGGCCAAAACAGTCCGTACTCTTAcgaccaagatcgagtGCTGGCGATCGGTGACTGGTTCAGCTACAGCTCGGTGAAACAGGTGCAGAAACAGCTGCTTGCAGATCCATTCGTCTGGCCGGGCTCAgccaccaagctgctcgtcaacggcAAGTCGTCCCCAGTGAACATCTCTGCTCTATCTGCACCGGCATGCAATCAAACGAAAGCTGATGCGATCGGCGTCAAGTGCACCTCGGCGCCAGCTCAATGCGCCAGGCCCGTGTATCCGACAATCGAGCTGGATTATGACAAGACGTACAGATTCAGGCTCGTAGGGGCTACCAGTTTGATGTACGTCTCGCTTGGCATACTCAAACCGACCAAGACGGCGTATACCTCGATCAACGCTACGAGCAGTGTCGTCGCTCAACCGGTGCAATTCGACAAGATGACGTTGATCGAAGCGGATGGTTCGTATTTGGACCGACTCGATGTTGATCACATCGAGTTGACTTCGGGCCAACGATACTCTGTGCTGTACAAGAGCCTAAGTAGAAAGCAGGTCAAGCAGGATGGTACGGGGGGAGTATACTGGATGCGGCTGGAATCTAGGTGGCGAGCAGGCCCGAGCATGTGGCTCAAGATCGTGTATCCTTCTCACAACACATCTGCTGTTCAACCACCGATCCGACTTGCTTCAGGACAAAAGGACCTGCAGCTGTTACCAGCCGAGACGTTTGGATGGAAGACGTCGCAGCTGTCTCCATTGTCAAAGCCTTACGGTCCGCATTGGTGGTACTCGGACCGGATGCCTTCCGATTCCGAGGTGACACGAACCGTGCTCATAGATACGCAACAGGTCAAGTTCTTTGCATCAGGTAAAGGTGTCAAGTGGGACCAGAATGGTGTGGCGCTCAACGAGACGTCGCCGGGTACTAGAACGCCGTATCTGGTACGTACGTTTTTGGGAGACATTCAACTGCCCACTGCGACGCAGATCGAATCGGCCATGTACAACCCTGTCAGCTACAAGTACCGTGATTCGAACGGCAACGATACGGGAACGAGCCGGATGATGATCGACATGAACAACGCCAccgaggtggaggcggcCTCACGTCGACATTGGGGACAAGCGTATTcgtccaagctcaacatGTACTTTGGTGGAGCAGGTGAAGTGATCGATATTGTACTGGTCAATCAGGCGTCGCagttgtcgtcgtcggttGAGATTCATCCGTGGCATATGCATTCGCACAAGCATTTTACACGAACCATTCAAGCGGGCACGTTTTCCTTCTCGCGACTCGCCTCGCTGTatgcgtcgtcgtcgagctcaaaAGCCTTTTCCAATCCGATCCAACGTGATACCACGGTAGCATACGCCAGTCCCGGAGCCGCGTTCCTGAACCAAACCATCCCAAACCCGCAAGTCGACCATGGCGGTTGGACCGTATTGCGATACAAGGTAGATCCCAAAAACGCCGGCGTGTTTCTGCTTCACTGTCATATTGCCTTCCATCTAGAAATGGGCATGGCAACCGTCTGGACCATGGCGCCTGATCAGTTGGCGCGAACAGCACGCTTCAACTGGCCCACGCTCCATTCCGACCATCCCAACATCCAAGGCTTGAACGCAGACCGCTACTTGCATTACGCCAACAATGTCAACGCCGTATTGTAG
- a CDS encoding putative myo-inositol 1-phosphate synthase (MIPS) — MAPVANGNTAANGHAVHANGANVPINPTNARHEQREFIRVNSDKVNYSTETIVADYEYLNTHVEKVHHDDGTTEYVATPFQRQFQFKTERKVPRTGLMMVGWGGNNGTTITATILANKHNITWHNKDGLQVPNYYGSLVRASTIRLGTDPATGKDVWVPFSNVLPMVHPNDLVLGGWDISGLPMDQAMTRAKVLDYDLQRQVAPYMAEMKPLASVYYPDFIAQNQEQRADNVLPGQSKAAHVDQIRADIREFKRQNNLDQVIVVWTANTERYSEILPGVNDTADNLLKAVEQNHDEVSPSTIFAIACILENAPYVNGAPQNTFVPGCIQLAEKHKAFIGGDDLKTGQTKVKSVLAEFLVNAGIKPLSIASYNHLGNNDGYNLSSQRQFKSKEISKSSVVDDCCAANHLLYKPAVPGKTNADGKADKGEHPDHCIVIKYQPAVGDQKVAMDDYTSELCMGGRNRLYVTNLCEDSLLASPLLLDLTILAELMTRITYKAGTADKEWNSMYSVLSLLSYSLKAPLVKPGTDVVNSLNRQRAACTNFMRACLGLAPESDLLLETRVW, encoded by the coding sequence ATGGCTCCTGTCGCTAACGGAAACACCGCCGCCAACGGCCATGCCGTCCACGCTAACGGTGCCAATGTGCCCATCAACCCCACCAACGCTCGTCACGAACAGCGCGAGTTCATCCGCGTCAACTCGGACAAGGTCAACTACTCCACCGAGACCATCGTTGCCGACTACGAGTACCTCAACACCCACGTGGAAAAGGTTCACCACGACGATGGCACCACTGAATACGTTGCTACCCCCTTCCAGCGCCAGTTCCAGTTCAAGACCGAGCGCAAGGTTCCCCGCACCGGTCTCATGATGGTTGGCTGGGGTGGTAACAAcggcaccaccatcaccgccaCTATCctcgccaacaagcacaaCATCACTTGGCACAACAAGGATGGTCTCCAGGTGCCCAACTACTACGGCTCGCTCGTCCGCGCCTCCACTATCCGCCTCGGCACCGACCCTGCCACGGGCAAGGATGTCTGGGTCCCCTTCTCCAACGTCCTCCCCATGGTCCACCCCAAcgacctcgtcctcggtgGTTGGGACATTTCGGGTCTCCCCATGGACCAGGCCATGACCCGCGCAAAGGTGCTCGACTACGACCTCCAGCGACAGGTCGCCCCTTACATGGCCGAGATGAAGCCGCTCGCTTCCGTCTACTATCCGGACTTTATTGCTCAGAACCAGGAGCAACGTGCCGATAACGTTCTCCCCGGCCAGTCCAAGGCGGCTCACGTCGACCAGATCCGCGCCGACATTCGCGAGTTTAAGCGCCAGAACAACCTCGATCAGGTCATCGTTGTCTGGACCGCCAACACGGAGCGCTACTCGGAGATCCTCCCCGGCGTCAATGACACGGCCGACAACCTCCTCAAGGCGGTCGAGCAGAACCACGACGAGGTATCGCCCTccaccatctttgccatTGCCTGTATCCTCGAGAATGCTCCTTACGTCAACGGTGCTCCCCAGAACACCTTTGTCCCCGGATGCATCCAGCTCGCCGAGAAGCACAAGGCTTTCATCGGTGGTGACGACCTCAAGACCGGTCAGACCAAGGTCAAGTCGGTCCTTGCCGAGTTCCTTGTCAACGCCGGTATCAAGCcgctctcgatcgcctcgtaCAACCACCTGGGTAACAACGACGGCTACAACCTCAGCTCGCAGCGTCAGTTCAAGTCCAAGGAGATCTCCAAGTCTtcggtcgtcgacgactgCTGTGCTGCCAACCACTTGCTCTACAAGCCTGCCGTTCCCGGCAAGACCAACGCCGACGGCAAGGCTGACAAGGGCGAGCACCCGGACCACTGCATCGTCATCAAGTACCAGCCCGCCGTCGGTGACCAGAAAGTTGCCATGGACGATTACACCTCGGAGCTCTGCATGGGTGGCCGCAACAGGCTGTACGTCACCAACCTCTGCGAGGACTCGCTGCTTGCCTCGCCTCTTCTGCTTGACCTGACCATTCTGGCCGAGCTCATGACGCGCATCACCTACAAGGCCGGCACCGCGGACAAGGAGTGGAACTCGATGTACTCGGtcctctcgctcctctcgTACTCGCTCAAGGCTCCGCTCGTCAAGCCAGGCACGGATGTTGtcaactcgctcaacaGGCAGCGTGCCGCTTGCACCAACTTTATGCGTGCTtgcctcggtctcgctcCTGAATCCGATCTCCTACTCGAGACCAGGGTCTGGTAA